ACGCACCTCGCGGACGGCGAATGGCACCGGATGCATCCGCTGACGCCGCTGTTCAAGGGCGGCCTGGCGCTCATCATCGTGGGCGGCATCGTGATCGCGAACATGCGCGACCGGGTCATCGCCTGGCTCGTCGGGCAGTTCGCGCCGGAGGAGGCGCACTACGACGACTACACCGGGGGCGACCCGGTGGACTGGGTGCTCGCGAACAACTTCGCGCTGATCGCGCTGCTGGGTGTCCTGGCGCTCGTCGTGGTGCTCGTGGCGGTCTTCTGGTTCGTCTGGCGCTTCCAGCAGTTCCGCATCACCGGCGACCACGTCGAGGTGCGCAAGGGCATCATCTTCCGCTCCCATCGCCGCGCGCCCCTCGACCGCGTGCAGGGCGTGAACCTCACGCGGCCGTTCCCCGCACGCATCATCGGCCTCGCGAAGCTCGAGGTCGTGGGTGCGGGCACGGACGCGAACGTCGCGCTGGAGTACCTGGCGACGCCGCGGGCCGAGGGGGTGCGCGCCGAGATCCTCCGACTCGCCTCGGGCGCGCGCGCCGCACGGCACGCCGCCCTCGGCCCCCAGGGCGCAGCGACGCCCGACGGGTCCGCTCCGACCTCCGCGCGCGCACAGCTCGTCGGCTCGATGAACGAGGGCGTCAACGGCTTGCTCGCCGGAGTGGACCTGCAGGACGTCGTGCCCGAGAGCGTCGTCAAGATCCCCGCCGGCCGACTGATCGGCTCGCAGCTCATCTCCGGGCTGCTGTGGCTGGTGTTCTTCGGCGTGATCTTCGCCATCGCGATCGGCAGCACCCTGATCGGCGTCCTCATCGACGGGGATCCCGACGGCGGGATCGTCCTCCTCGGCATCGGTCTCGGCATGGGCGTCCCGATGCTCATCGCGGTCGTCGGTATCACCTGGGCGCAGATCTCGAAGTCGCTGCGGTACTCCATCGCGCCCACCCCCGACGGCGTGCGCATCACCTACGGACTGCTCACCACCGTCACCGAGACCCTCCCGCCCGGCCGTATCTTCGCGGTCGAGGTGTCGCAGTCCCTGCTCTGGCGGCCGTTCGGCTGGTGGACCATCAAGATCAACCGGATGAGCGGCAAGAGCGCCGCCCAGCAGTCGTCGAGCAGCGGTCAGCAGTTCAACGTCGTGCTGCCCGTCGGCAAGCGCGCGGACGTCGAGCGCGTGCTGTCGCTCGTGCTGCCCGACGTCCCGGCGGAGAGCATCCCCGCGCTGTGGGATCAGGGCGTCGTCGGTCCGGCCGAGAACGACCCCTACCGGACGATGCCGCGCCGGGCGTGGTGGCGGCGGCCGGTCTCCTGGAAGCGCCACGGATACACGCTGACGACGGACGGACTGCTGCTGCGCCGCGGCATCGTGTGGCGCAAGCTCGCGGTCTTCCCGCTGGCGCGTCTCCAGGGTGTGTCGCTCAGTCAGGGGCCGATCGACCGGGCTCAGGCGGTCTCCGGAGCCCAGGTGCACACCGTGCCCGGACCGATCACCGGCCTCCTGTCGGGTCTCGAGCGGGCAGATGCCCTCGCACTGCTCGACGAGGTCAGCATCGCCGCCGCCGAAGCGGCATCCCGCGACCACACCCACCGGTGGAGCGAGCACGCCGCGGCTCCCGTCGCGCCGCCCGCTCCGCCGCAGTTCGGCGGTCCTGCCGCTCCGATGCCTCCCGCGCCTCCCGTGTTCGGCGGCCCGGCATCAGTCCCGTCCGTGGCACCCGCGCCCCCGGTCGCGCCGCCCTCCGCATCCCCGGGCTCGGCGGCCCCACCTGCTCCGCCGGTGCGGACTCCTGCGGTGACGCCGCCGCCGGCGCCTCCGGTGACCGCGCCCCGGTCGCACCGCCTCCGGCCCCTCCCGTCACGGCGCCCCCGGTCGCACCCCCCACCTGCTCCGCCGGGCGCCGCAGACGACCGCGCCTTCGGCCCCCGCGGGTGCCGACCGCGCCGCCCGCGCCGCCGGCGCGAACCGACGCGCCGCGCGAGGAGTGAGCGTGGTGCGCGACGGCCGTCTCGGCGTCGGCATCATCGGCGCGGGGCGGGTCGGACCGGTCATCGGCGCGGCGCTGGCCGGGGCCGGGCACGCGATCGTCGGGATCACCAGCGGGTCGGACGACGAGCGTGCGTCGGCGGTGCTCCCCGGCGTCCCGGTGCTGGAGACGCAGGAGGTGGTGCGGCGGTCCGAACTGGTGATCCTCGCGGTCCCTTCCGCTGAGCTGTCGGCCCTGGTCTCGGGCATCGCCGAGCTCGGCGGGTGGCAGATCGGCCAGCTCGTCCTCCACACCGATCCGGCACAGGGCATCGAGGTCCTGCGCCCGGTGGCGGAGCGCGGCGCCATCCCGTTGGCGGTGCATCCGGCGATCACGTTCACCGGGACCTCGATCGATCTCCGGCAGTTGCAGGCAGGATTCGCGGCGGTCACCGCTCCCGCCGCCGTGCTTCCGATCGCCCAGGCGCTGGCCGTCGAGATGGGGTGCGAACCGGTCGTCATCGCGGAGGCCGACCGTGCCGCCTATGCCGACGCGATCGCCACGGCCACGGAGTTCTCCCGTTCGATCATCGGACAGTCGACCTCGCGGCTCCGGGAGATCGGGGTCGAGAATCCGGGCGGCTTCCTGTCGGCCTTGGTGCAGTCGACCGTCGAGCGGGCGTTGCGCGACGCCTCGGACCCGCCACCTCTCGTCTGATCACGCGCCCGCGCCGTGACCCCGGCTCAGCGTCCGCCGGAGAAGCCGCCGCCACCGCCGCCCCCGGAGAAGCCTCCGCCGAACGAGCCGCCGGTGCCGGACGACGTGCCGGTGGACGGGGCCGAGTAGGTCGCGGCCGCCGTGGAGGAGCTCATGAACGCCACGAGCGACGTGCGGAGAGCGAAGGACGTGGGGTCGCCGATCCACGTCGGGCCGTGCGCCTCCCGGCTGTACGCCGTCTCGAGCACCCGGCCCCACTCATCCTCCATGCCGAACAGCATCGCGTAGGGGAGGAGGCGCTCGTACACATGGATGACGTCCGCGCCCTTCTCCGTGCGCCGTTCCGCGCCGGTGTAGGACTGCAGCATCCGTAACCGATCCTCCTCCGCGACGCGGATGAACTCGCGCACCCCCTGCAGGTGCTCGTACGCCTGCGCTCCCTCCGGAGTGAGGACCGTGTGCCGAGAGAAGGTGAAGAAGCTCGAAGCCGCGACGAGCAGCGTCCCGACGGAGATGGCCAGAAGCGCGGGTCCCGCAGACAGGCGACCGGATGCCACGGCGACGATGGCGACGACGAGACCCACCACCGCGACGGCGATGGCCACGGACTGCAGGATGACGGCAGCGCGGCTCCGCGCCCTGGTCGTCAAGCCCCGGCGGGAGGCCTCCTCCTGGCCCTTCGTCGTCAGCGCGGTCATCCGCGTCGCGAAGGCCTCGCTCTCGGCCGGCAGGTCCACGACGCCGTCCGCATCCGCGTGGGGGAAGAGCGCGTCGAGCGCAGCCTGGTCGAGGGGACTCGGCGCGCTGCCCTGGGGCTGTCGTCGCAGCCGGGGCGCTTCGTCCGACGCCCCTTCCTCGATGCGCAGCGTGCCGCGGACGGCGAGGTGGACGATCTCCGCCGGGACGACGTTCTTCGCGCCGGGGATGAGCGCCGCGGCGAGCAGGGGCGGCTGGTCATCGGGGACGTCGTACTGCGCCACGATGATCCCGGTGGCGCGGCGTCGACGTCGGTCGGCGGCCACGGTCGCCA
This genomic stretch from Microbacterium sp. Nx66 harbors:
- a CDS encoding DUF2520 domain-containing protein; this encodes MVRDGRLGVGIIGAGRVGPVIGAALAGAGHAIVGITSGSDDERASAVLPGVPVLETQEVVRRSELVILAVPSAELSALVSGIAELGGWQIGQLVLHTDPAQGIEVLRPVAERGAIPLAVHPAITFTGTSIDLRQLQAGFAAVTAPAAVLPIAQALAVEMGCEPVVIAEADRAAYADAIATATEFSRSIIGQSTSRLREIGVENPGGFLSALVQSTVERALRDASDPPPLV
- a CDS encoding DUF2207 domain-containing protein, which gives rise to MAPTRILRASAVLALAVIPVLAPSVAMAVERPATTVAAAADVDDFSYASWDAVYDVGLDDDGRARMQVTETVVARFPDADQNRGIVRGLATTYKGAGIDTRVIAVTDEDGTAVPYETEEDDGTLFVLTGDDDFVHGLTTYVIEYEMRDVIVGSAPDASGSRAADEFYWDLLPLDSTQPIEAFRADIRFDAALSTHLTGATKCYIGPSGSTEPCDLEGPVADGEATTFRVEAGPLPAADGVTVAVGFDPGTVVQPSARTPDPVADVGPVVAAVGAVGLAATGWVATVAADRRRRRATGIIVAQYDVPDDQPPLLAAALIPGAKNVVPAEIVHLAVRGTLRIEEGASDEAPRLRRQPQGSAPSPLDQAALDALFPHADADGVVDLPAESEAFATRMTALTTKGQEEASRRGLTTRARSRAAVILQSVAIAVAVVGLVVAIVAVASGRLSAGPALLAISVGTLLVAASSFFTFSRHTVLTPEGAQAYEHLQGVREFIRVAEEDRLRMLQSYTGAERRTEKGADVIHVYERLLPYAMLFGMEDEWGRVLETAYSREAHGPTWIGDPTSFALRTSLVAFMSSSTAAATYSAPSTGTSSGTGGSFGGGFSGGGGGGGFSGGR